The Persephonella sp. nucleotide sequence GATATTAGGGATATAACTGCTCTCCTGTTTCAGGATCGTATATAAATATAGCTTTGACCGGACATGCCTCTGCTGATCTGAATATCTCCTCCTCCTCCTCTGGAGTAAGATCCAGTATAACCTCCTGTCTTTTGACATGCTGGGCTTTTTCCATAACTTCCTCTTTAGGTTTGCCCGGCTCTAAGATAACAGCTTTATGCCTTTTATCCAGTTCAATATACTTTGTCTCCTCAGCACAGGGTCCTATTCCTTCACATATTGTTCTATCGACAACCACTTTAAGTTTGCCCATTTATCTTCCTCCAAAAATTCTTATGAAATAGATTATAATTGATTTAACAGCCTTTACAAAGAGTAAAATCATAATGAAAAATATTGTTCTTTCTGTCATCGCCGGAATTTTGATCTCTCTTTCATTTCCTGGGGTTTTTATCCCTTTTGCCTTTTTAGGTGGATTTTTGATTTTTCTTTTTATAATCAAAAAAGAAGAGTCTTTCAAAAATGCTCTTTTTTACTCTTTAATAACAGGCATTTCATTCTCTTTATTCTCTTTTTACTGGATAATTTTTGCCATAACCCATTATGGAGATGTGAATATATTTGTAGGGATAATCCTTTTTGTTATTTTTTCAATAACCTTTTCAATATTTCAGTTTGTTCCGTTTGGTCTGTTTTTCTTCAAGTTTAAAGATTATCCTTTAATTCTCCCATTTATATGGGTAGTTCTTGAGATATTAAGGGAGTTTTTCCCTTTTACAGGATTTCCCTGGAACCTGATGGGATATACCCTGTCTTACATAAACCCTATTGCACAGATCACATCTGTAGGGGGGATTTA carries:
- a CDS encoding ferredoxin — encoded protein: MGKLKVVVDRTICEGIGPCAEETKYIELDKRHKAVILEPGKPKEEVMEKAQHVKRQEVILDLTPEEEEEIFRSAEACPVKAIFIYDPETGEQLYP